The nucleotide sequence TCTTTCTCAGGATACCATTTTTCATAAACAAAACTTAAGTCATAGGGAGTTATGGTTCTCTAATCCCTATACACATGGAAAAAGGGTTCTCCATTATTGGGTCTTACGTAAATCGCCTGGGGTCTGCTAATGGAATTTACGTATACATTAATATAAGTGTTGTCAGGAAAATATTTTGGCAGGATGGAGGCAATAAATTGGGTCATTTGAATAATTTCTGTCTTGGAATCAAATTCTGTTGTCACGGTAACGGTTAATTCCACCAGTTCCCCTTCTACAAACCGTCCCATTCCAATAATCCCGGCAAAGTTTTGGTAAAAACCCTGAACCTCATTTTTGAAGTCCGTAAAATCCCGCTGGGTTTTCAAAAAAATACCCTCAAGGGTTTTATTGCTGGGATAAAGGACATATTTCTCATTCATTTCTTTCCACTTTGAAATAGTTTCTTCATTTCCATTTACCGTTCCCACGGATATAAATCGACCTGGAATGAGGGATGGTTTCGGCTCCATTTGGAATAACGCCACAATGATTGGTACAGACGTGACCTTTTGTCTTAATCTTTGCACCACTAAATTGGCAATCCCCTTTGTCTTTGACAGCATTTCTTCAGGCAGGTATTCCTTTGTTTCCCCTTGAGGGGTTTCATATTGGGATGAAAATGATAAGGCAATGACGATCCCTTCCACCTTAGTCCCGTCTTTGGAAAGGTAATTATGTTCCAAAATATGGTATAAAAATGGGGTTCCTTCTGAAGGATTAAGTCCGTTTAAATTTTCTGGTGTTTTTCTTGCCAACCAGCTTTCCAGTTCCCCTTTTGTGAGAAACTGTCCCTCACGAAACACATATTGATTGATTGGAAAGGTCTGCTGGGCAATTTCCAATAATCCTAATTCCAATCTGGAAGCATCCAAACGACTGTTTAAACGGGTGAGGGTCCCTCTGCTTTGGTTCGGTTGGTATGGCAATACTCCCGGATAATATTTTTCTGTTACTTCGATATTTGGAGAAATATTCGGCTTAATCACATTAGGTTCTGCTTCTTTTTCTTGAAATAATGAACATCCGGACAGTAAAAAAATCATTGCGACGACAGGAAATAGATATTTTTTCAAAACAAAAAACCCCTTCCCTCATTAGTAACATCAAAAAATAGTCTATCAGAGGAACGGGGAGAATACAAAAACGAAAACATGGTTTTCATAAATCTTTTCAACTTATTTAAAGGAACGGGCGACGATCCCGTAATTCATTGGGTTGGGATAAAACACCTGCTCAACCTGGTAGCCTGATTGTTTCAATACGTTTTTTACTTCGGACTGCCCTATGCGATGGGATAAAGGCGGTCCCTGATCCATCTCTTCATCCTTCCACTCAAGAATTAATAACTTGCCTAGAGGCTTTAAGACCCTTTTAATTTCCACCAATGTTTGATTGAGATCATCCACCTCATGCAAAATGAAAGAAGCTAATGCCTTATCTGCTATTGAATCGCCAAGACGAATGGACTCAACAGGACTTTCTAAATATTCAATATGACGAGCCTCCATCTTATCTGCCTTTACTTTTATCGCAGCCAACATTTTCGGTTCTACATCCAAAGCAACGATTTTATTCTTTACTACATTCGCTGCGGGGATTGTAAAATATCCTGTTCCAGCTCCTAAATCAATAAAAACATCCTCCTCGCTTAAATCCAATTTATGTAGTATTGCCTCTGGCGGTAGATATTTTTTTCGCTCAGGATTATCTAATTTATGGATATGTTCCGGATTAAACCGTTTATCCATCGGTCTGTCACTCCTTTGTAATTTGATTTCTTTCCCAATACTTTTGTATACCCATCATCGTATCGTTTCTAAACAATACAAAATCAATTTCAGAAACATGCATGACCCGAAGGGTCACAAATTGATATGAAAATGTTATTTTCATATCAAAAAGATGGAGAAACGATATGAAAGAAAAGAGGGTTATCATGACCCAAACTATTCCTGTGTAGAGTGCAAATACAACGGATCATAACCATCGGTGTACAGCTGAACAAATCGAAGTACGATCCAATGGTGACTTAAACGTACATGGTTCAGCCGGAACCTGCAGCAGTACATTTACTCTAGAATAAGGCATCTTAAAGAAGGCTGCATCATATCGGTGCAGCCTCTTCTACCGCTGGAATCAATATCTTAATCTTAGAGAGTTACTCCTGACGCCGTACAGATTGGGCCTGCAAAGCCTTTTTCGGATTTAGGCTGCGGTAAACGACATAGCTTCTCCTTAAATAAGTAAGGGGCAAACTCCACACATGGACAAGGCGTGTAAAAGGCCAAATCCCAAAAAGGGCAAAAGCAGCCAGAATATGCAGTTGAAAAATCAGTGGAGCGCCTGCCATTAATTCAGGTTGAGGAGAAAAGACGAACAGACTGCGAAACCATGGTCCAATGGTTTCCCGATAATCAAATTCTCCTCCCAAAGCTGTATACCCCATCGTGGTTCCTAAACCTAATCCCATTACAATCACCAGAGAGACAACAGTCACAATATCGCTTGTACTGCTGTTTACATATATTCTTCCAACAGCAAGCCTCCGGCCCAGAAGCAGCAAGATTCCAATCATGGTTACAATACCGACGAAGCCGCCAACCCAAACCGCTCCTATATGATACATTTCTTCAGAAACGCCAATAACTGAATACACCCATTTTGGCACCAAAATTCCGGCTACATGGCCGAAGAAAACAAAGATGATCCCCCAGTGAAAAAGCAGGCTTCCCCATTTTAATCCTCTCTTTTCCAAAATTTCACTCGATTTTGCCGTCCAACCATATTGATCGGTATTAAAGCGGTAGAAATGTCCAACAAAAAATATCGTAAACATCAAATATGGAAAAATCACCCAGAGAAATTGGTTCCACAGATTCATGATGCACCTCCTGCTACGTCCTTTTGAACGGAATGACCCGTTGACAGTAAACAAGCCTGCAATACCCTGGCGTAAGGGCTGTTCATCATTTCAAGTTCCGAATGAAGCTTTTCAAGAATGGAACACTGTGACTCAAGAATTTCTTTGGCTAAACTTTGGGGAACAACGGATGCAAATTCCAGCAAAAGCGGCAAGTAATCCGGCAATTCTTCCGACGTTATCTGATAGCCAGCCTGT is from Microaerobacter geothermalis and encodes:
- a CDS encoding CamS family sex pheromone protein, encoding MKKYLFPVVAMIFLLSGCSLFQEKEAEPNVIKPNISPNIEVTEKYYPGVLPYQPNQSRGTLTRLNSRLDASRLELGLLEIAQQTFPINQYVFREGQFLTKGELESWLARKTPENLNGLNPSEGTPFLYHILEHNYLSKDGTKVEGIVIALSFSSQYETPQGETKEYLPEEMLSKTKGIANLVVQRLRQKVTSVPIIVALFQMEPKPSLIPGRFISVGTVNGNEETISKWKEMNEKYVLYPSNKTLEGIFLKTQRDFTDFKNEVQGFYQNFAGIIGMGRFVEGELVELTVTVTTEFDSKTEIIQMTQFIASILPKYFPDNTYINVYVNSISRPQAIYVRPNNGEPFFHVYRD
- a CDS encoding class I SAM-dependent methyltransferase — translated: MDKRFNPEHIHKLDNPERKKYLPPEAILHKLDLSEEDVFIDLGAGTGYFTIPAANVVKNKIVALDVEPKMLAAIKVKADKMEARHIEYLESPVESIRLGDSIADKALASFILHEVDDLNQTLVEIKRVLKPLGKLLILEWKDEEMDQGPPLSHRIGQSEVKNVLKQSGYQVEQVFYPNPMNYGIVARSFK
- the narI gene encoding respiratory nitrate reductase subunit gamma, which produces MNLWNQFLWVIFPYLMFTIFFVGHFYRFNTDQYGWTAKSSEILEKRGLKWGSLLFHWGIIFVFFGHVAGILVPKWVYSVIGVSEEMYHIGAVWVGGFVGIVTMIGILLLLGRRLAVGRIYVNSSTSDIVTVVSLVIVMGLGLGTTMGYTALGGEFDYRETIGPWFRSLFVFSPQPELMAGAPLIFQLHILAAFALFGIWPFTRLVHVWSLPLTYLRRSYVVYRSLNPKKALQAQSVRRQE